The proteins below are encoded in one region of Anoplopoma fimbria isolate UVic2021 breed Golden Eagle Sablefish chromosome 19, Afim_UVic_2022, whole genome shotgun sequence:
- the dbx2 gene encoding homeobox protein DBX2, producing the protein MVSVQSCTRRNMAGSPPALPGFGNSGKSFLIDNLLQSQTPSARHEGTAGGHLRRAVCERPRRTWGSEHGAYQSQAHSPQQVKDLGGPLLPHSGVLSSVFLRSPQYLLACCGGSSPPPVFSKGANIRMWSADISPKSRRGILRRAVFSEEQRKELERTFRRQKYISKTDRNKLAADLSLKESQVKIWFQNRRMKWRNCKEKEVHNTRSPMDELMAQGLAQEEEEPSQKQSDSKSERSPPQKSVWDT; encoded by the exons ATGGTCTCAGTCCAGAGCTGCACCAGGAGGAATATGGCTGGCTCTCCTCCTGCTTTACCCGGCTTCGGGAACTCTGGAAAGAGTTTTCTTATTGACAATCTGCTGCAGTCGCAGACCCCTTCAGCCCGTCATGAAGGGACAGCAGGTGGACACCTGAGACGAGCAGTGTGTGAACGTCCGAGGAGAACCTGGGGCTCTGAGCATGGAGCCTATCAAAGCCAGGCCCACAGTCCACAGCAGGTTAAAGATTTAGGAGGACCACTTCTGCCACACTCAG GTGTACTGAGCAGCGTTTTCCTGCGGAGCCCACAGTATCTGCTGGCATGCTGCGGTGGGTCCAGCCCCCCCCCTGTCTTCTCCA agGGAGCAAATATTCGAATGTGGTCTGCTGATATAAGTCCTAAATCACGCAGAGGGATCCTTAGGAGGGCTGTGTTCTCTGAAGAACAACGGAAAGAGCTGGAGAGAACTTTTCGGAGACAGAAATACATCAGCAAGACAGACCGGAACAAGCTGGCAGCTGATCTCAGTCTCAAGGAgtcacag GTAAAgatctggttccagaaccgcCGAATGAAGTGGAGGAATTGTAAGGAAAAGGAAGTTCATAACACTCGCTCCCCAATGGATGAGCTCATGGCCCAGGGTCTTgctcaggaggaggaagaaccaTCGCAGAAACAATCTGACTCAAAGAGTGAGAGATCACCTCCACAGAAGAGTGTCTGGGACACATGA
- the szl gene encoding sizzled, which yields MAAFFTLALLTLTCPLMAFDMGQSTRCVAIPHQMKVCKDVGYSEMRLPNFLGHSNLEAEVVPRSEDWRPLLQTGCHPQAQTFLCSLIAPVCLDTFIQPCRSLCLAVRDSCAPVLACQGHPWPEALDCDRFPAEEDMCLSPHAKFNDFTKDLPKPACQNCPSVEEAPAMKTVLDTFCQHDFAVTAKLHRHRLPMGEPEYEIEGRVEFIRQGPLLPYDTQHLLQQWLLINLRCANVLVRPGRSQLYVLSGSVQPNGTLALIRLFPWHKKDANIAVATRKWKHHRC from the exons ATGGCTGCGTTCTTCACCCTGGCTCTCCTGACCCTCACGTGTCCTTTGATGGCCTTTGACATGGGTCAGTCCACTCGCTGCGTCGCTATCCCACACCAGATGAAAGTCTGCAAAGACGTCGGATACTCTGAGATGCGACTGCCCAACTTCTTGGGTCACAGCAACCTGGAAGCTGAGGTGGTGCCACGTTCAGAGGACTGGAGGCCTCTGTTGCAGACTGGCTGCCACCCTCAAGCCCAGACCTTCCTCTGCTCCCTCATAGCCCCCGTCTGTCTTGACAC atTTATTCAACCATGCCGTAGCCTGTGTTTGGCAGTGAGGGACAGCTGTGCCCCCGTGCTCGCCTGCCAGGGTCACCCATGGCCCGAGGCACTTGATTGTGACCGCTTTCCTGCTGAGGAGGACATGTGCCTTTCTCCCCACGCAAAGTTTAACGACTTCACCAAAG ACTTACCCAAACCTGCTTGCCAAAACTGCCCGTCTGTGGAAGAGGCTCCTGCAATGAAAACAGTCCTGGATACTTTTTGCCAGCATGACTTTG CTGTGACTGCCAAACTTCACCGCCATCGCCTCCCCATGGGAGAGCCAGAGTATGAGATTGAGGGCCGTGTTGAGTTTATCCGCCAGGGGCCTCTGCTGCCTTATGACACCCAGCACCTTCTCCAGCAGTGGCTCCTCATCAACCTCCGCTGTGCCAACGTCCTCGTGCGCCCCGGACGCTCACAGCTTTACGTGCTGTCTGGTTCCGTGCAGCCCAACGGTACCCTCGCTCTCATCCGTCTCTTCCCTTGGCACAAAAAAGACGCAAACATCGCAGTGGCCACCCGCAAGTGGAAGCACCACAGATGTTGA
- the LOC129107982 gene encoding prolactin-like, which produces MKQVLFAVLTLVYLERSMKVVAAPICAYGQTGCHVLSLVDLFDRVIQQSSRMHGISSDLHSEFEQYFFPRKNLIGKRRCHTYGILTPDDKENAQRLGREQLAEVIMRLLGAWGGPLSQLYGSMSQDQNQDFNHYSSNKALEISDMVHHLREGVTIMVEKMKRLGVLGNTVGYISPGSLVPSSDFSFHKQGELNSMDHHDLLYCFRRDSNKVKNYLRILKCSTLPGLDC; this is translated from the exons ATGAAACAGG TTTTGTTTGCAGTTCTTACACTGGTGTACCTGGAGCGTTCCATGAAGGTTGTTGCCGCTCCGATCTGTGCCTATGGACAGACTGGATGCCATGTTCTTTCCCTGGTTGATCTCTTCGACAGGGTCATACAACAGTCTTCAAGAATGCACGGCATCTCCAGTGATCTGCACTCTGAGTTT GAGCAATATTTCTTTCCCAGGAAAAACCTCATAGGAAAACGGAGGTGCCACACATACGGCATACTAACACCAGACGATAAGGAGAATGCACAAAGGCTCGGG AGAGAACAACTGGCAGAGGTGATCATGAGGCTGCTTGGGGCTTGGGGTGGCCCCCTGTCTCAACTCTACGGGAGCATGTCTCAGGATCAGAATCAAGACTTCAACCACTACAGCTCCAACAAGGCTCTGGAGATCAGCGATATGGTGCATCATCTGAGGGAAGGAGTGACAATAATGGTTGAAAAG ATGAAGCGTTTGGGAGTGCTTGGCAACACTGTGGGTTATATCTCTCCTGGGAGTTTGGTCCCTTCTTCTGATTTTTCCTTCCACAAACAAGGAGAACTCAACTCAATGGACCATCATGATCTACTCTACTGCTTCCGCAGAGACTccaacaaagtaaaaaattatCTCCGCATCCTAAAATGCAGCACCCTTCCTGGACTGGACTGTTAA